A stretch of DNA from Mycolicibacterium celeriflavum:
GGACGGCGAGGACCCGGGGGCCGGGGGCCGCTACGCGGTGCAGAGCTACTTGGAACACCAGGGCCGCAAGTTGGTGTCGCGGTTCGACGCGGGCACTTACGTCACCCTCACCGAGTCGCTTTCCAGCCATGACGTCGGTCGCGGCCGCGGTGGCATCGAGGCCGCGCTACGCGGGTGCCAGGTGCCGGCGGTGGTCGGCGGCATCACGTCCGACCGGCTCTACCCGCTGCGGCTGCAGCAGGAGCTGGCCGAGTTGTTGCCGGGCTGCGCCGCGCTGGACATCGTCGAGTCGGTCTACGGACACGACGGCTTCCTGGTGGAGACCGACGCCGTGTACAAGCTGATCCGCAAGACGCTGGAGCTGGCCTCAAATGACAGCGAATGACGGCGCAGTGACCCGCTCGGAGCAGGATCGCTCGCTGTCGTTCGGCGCGGAAGCCGCTGCCTACGAGCGGGGCCGGCCGTCGTATCCGCCCGACGCGATCAACTGGCTGCTGCCCGACGGCGCCACCACGGTGCTCGACCTCGGGGCGGGCACCGGCAAGCTGACGACCCGGCTCGTCGAGCGCGGCCTCGACGTGGTCGCCGTCGACCCCATCCCAGAAATGCTCGAGCTGCTGAGCAATTCGCTACCCGACACGCCCGCGCTGCTGGGCACCGCGGAGGAGATTCCGCTGCCCGACGACAGCGTCGACGCGGTGCTGGTGGCCCAGGCCTGGCACTGGTTCGATCTCGACCGCGCGGTCAAGGAAGTCGCCCGGGTGTTGCGCCCCGGCGGCCGGCTCGGCCTGGTGTGGAACACCCGCGACGAGCGGCTGGGCTGGGTGAAGGAGCTGGGCCGCATCATCGGCCATGAGGACGACCCGTTCAACGCCACCGTGACGCTGCCCGAGCCGTTCACCGCCGTCGAGCGTCACCAGGTCGAGTGGACCAACTACCTGACCCCGCAAGCACTCATCGATCTGGTGGCTTCCCGCAGCTACTGCATCACCTCCCCGGAGAAAGTGCGCACCCGCACGCTGGACCGCGTGCGTGAACTGCTGGCCACCCACCCGGCGCTTGCCAACTCCACCGGGCTGGCGCTGCCCTACGTCACCGTGTGTATCCGCGCTTCGCTGACCTGACGCCCGAAACTGAGCATGTGTTTCTCCTTCCGCCGCCGCGCGACTATGTAGCAGCGACGTCAGCCTGGCGGACCGAGTAGCTAGCAGCCGGATCGTGGCGGAATCTTACGAATGATGGTCGGAGTGCTGGCGGATCCGCCACGTTCGTGAGACAGGGTTTCTACCCCGTCGGTGTTGAGTGAGGAAGGCGTGAATCTCCTCGCCAACGCGTCCGGTGCGTTCTCGGCCGCAAAGTGTCCGGCGCCCGGCAAGACAAGTAGTGCGCCGACGGCAGGTGCGCTCGCATTCGCGGGTCTCGCGGCGAAGTAGGGCTCCGGGGTGCCCCAGATGATCAGCTTTGTGCCCGTGATCTCCCGGAGTCCCTGTTCGAGCAGTTGGCACTCAGATACATAGCCTTGCAGACGCTCGAGTTTGAGAATCGTTCGCCGCGTGGCGACGAAAGGCCCTGGAGATCATCGGCGGCCATTCCGTCGCACAGCAGCGTGAGCTTGCAGCGCGTCAGCCCGGCGTCCTCAGCGTTGAACGTGTCCCAGTCCCGTGCCGACGATTCGGCGGTGTTGCGTTCGATTAGGCGATCTCGGGTGTTCTGTGGCGCTGGTGTTCGATGCGGCGGGCCTTCGAGGTTGTCGAGGTACGCGGGGCTCGTTTCGCCGAATGTGCCGTTTGCAAGTTCGTTAACCTTGCGAGAGCGTGCCAGCCTCGCCTATCGGTTTATGGCGCGGGGTCTACCGGCGTCCCCCTGAACGGCGGCGCAGGCGCGAAGGTTGCACCCGGCTGTTGTTGACCGACGACCGGCGGTTCCCGGCCCGGGACCTCAGCAGCGGGCGGCTGCTGACTCGCCGGCGCAGCGGCCGGAGCTACGCAGGTCCATCGTGGGGAGCCGAAGGTTCCGTTCCACACTCCGCCGGATTCCTCGCAGCAGGCGGAAGTGGCCTTGCCCGTTTTGAGGCAGACGTCATACTTTTCGATATCCCACTCGCCGGGCGAACTCCCGTCGTTGGGTCTGGCGCTCCCGGTTGCCGGATATCCGAGTGCGATGACAGGCAGCGCAATGAAAACTGCGCATACTGCGGCCGGCACGAACCTGCGCAACGCGACGGGAAAAGTAGCATTCATGGTGTCGTCCTCACAGTTCAGGAGGTGGCTCGACGCCGATCCGACACCCGACGAAAGGTCGCCAAACTCGCCCGTATGGTTTCGCGAGCATTCGCTGAAAACCCGCTTCAGTCAATGCCGACGATCGCCTCGCCCGGCAACCCCTCCGCTCGATACAGCAGGCGAATCTCTACCCAAGCCTCCACGAAGACATTCCCATGTCATCCTCCTGGCTCGGGATAAAGCCATGCCACCGGCCAGGAGTTCAAAACTCGATTGCCGCGTCGGGGTCAGCCTTCACGTGCCGCCGGCATATAGATCCCGCCAAGCGCAAATATGCGTCAGCTACCTCTTGAATTGGCCGTCACGTGACCGAATCTTCCGAACGGGTTGTTCCAAGTTCCTTACCGATGCGTATGTGAAGGATCGCTGACACAGTGCGGCGCGCGATGGCCGCGTTGGTGACATTAACTGCGCCAGCCGACGCTTCCTAACCGTGCCGCGACCCAGTGCACCTCGGCCAGCGTGTCTCACGCTCAGTGCATACTCGCAGCGTTGATGGTGTCTTCGACGGGTCATCACACTCGTCGTCCAGACAGGCACGTCCCACCACTCACGTCTGCTTTCCGCGTGATTGTGTTGTCCCACAAGCGCGGTGACGGGTTCGTCTCACGAATCACGTTATTCCTAGTTGGCGGCGCAGCGCGCACCCTACGAGCGTGGGGAGTACAGGCGAACCCGCTCTTGCTTGCCCTTGAGCGCGATTGCCGGCGTGCACGTCGTGGGGTGTGGGGCGCGATGTGGCTACCGTTGGGTTGTGCTCAAGGAACTTGCGGGAATGCCTGCTGGCATTCAGGCCCTGGAGGCCGTCGGCACGGTGACAGCAGACGACTACGCGCGAGTCTTCGCGCCGCTAGTCGATCAGGCGCGACGAACAGAAAGTCGGATGCGACTCCTCTACCAATTCGGCCCGGGCTTCGACCGGATCACGCCAGGTGCGCTATGGGCGGACAGCCGACTTGGGACGAGTTACGCGCGGCTGCTCGACGGCTGCGCTGTCGTGAGCGACATCGGCTGGGTTCGGGCGCCAACCCGCGGCATCGCAGCGTGGATGCCGTGCCCGGTGCGGGTGTATGGCAACGCTGAGCGCGCTGACGCCGTCGCGTGGCTGACCTCGCTACCGGAAGGCGCTGAGGTTTCCGTTCGTGACATAACCAAGGCCTACATCGGCGGAGTGGGCGGCGCGCTCGGGAGCCTTGGGAAGCTTGTCATCTCCAAGGTTCTAAAGGGCCGTCAGGCCCATCATCGGGCTCCTTGATCGAAGGGCCTCCGGCCACGACTGAACGAAACGGCGCTCACGTGCATTGGTTAGGCTGAGCGCCCTCGACGACGCATCGTCGTAAGCACAACACAAGATGTGGTGCACGAAAAGTCGCGAGAAGTTCGCACATATCTTCAGTTTCGGCCGAACGTGGCAAAAAGGGCTATTATGTCCAATATGGCCACTTTGACGTTCCGTAACCGTGACGGCGAACTGGTCGACGTGCCGACCGTGGCCGCCACCCGTTTCAAGAACGAGTTCGGGGCGGTCTTCGAGCAGGCCACCAGCACAGGCGCCGTGGCGATCACCAAGCACAACACGCCGAGGGCGGTGTTGTTGTCGTACGCCGAGTTCGAGGCGCTGACGAAGGCCGGCGCACCTGCGCTCGACGAGCTGACGGAGCAGTTCGACGATCTTCTCGAACGGATGCAGAGCCCGAAGGCGAAGGAGGGTATGGCGGCTGCCTTCGACGCCAACCCGGATCAACTGGGCCGCGCCGCGGTGAAGGCGGCCCGCCCGAAACGGCGGCGCTGACTGTCCCGGCTCTATGTCCTTGCCGGCGTCAACGGCGCCGGCAAGAGCAGCATCGGCGGCGCGATGATCCGCGCGGCGGACAGTGATTACTACAACCCCGACGAGGCCGCGCGCCAACTGATTGCGGCCAACCCCCGGCTTGACCAGACCAACGCGAACGCCGTGGCGTGGCGTCAGGGGACGCGACTCCTCGAGCGGGCGATCCACGAACGGCTTGATCTCGCGTTGGAGACCACGCTCGGTGGAAGCACCATCGCCCGGTTGCTGTCCGAAGCGGCGTCAGAACGCATCGAAGTGCGCATCTGGTACGTCGGGTTGTCCAGCGCCGACGCACATGTCGAGCGGGTTCGGCAGCGGGTGCGGTCCGGCGGCCACGACATCCCCGAAGCCGACATCCGGCGCCGCTGGCGACACAGCAGGCAGAACCTGGTGCAATTGCTGCCAGTACTCGCCGAACTGCGGGTCTACGACAACTCCGCACACGCCGACCCTGCCGAAGGGCAGGCGCCGCGGCCGGTGCTGGTGCTGCACGTGGACCACGGCGAGGTCGTCGGTCCCGCGGACCTGTCGGCGACACCGGCATGGGCGAAGCCGATCGTCGCGGCCGCGCTGAAGCTACATGCATAACCGGGAAGCCCCTGGGAACACCGACCGCAATGACGACTCAACGACAGAGCTGTCCCGGGCATCGCCTCGGATCGGCCCGCCAAGAACAGTGGGGTGGTCATGCCGGGATGGCTTGAAGCCGGATGGTGGGGGCTGGTGGCGGGCGCTGCCCTGGTTCTCGGTGCGCTGATCGGCTGGGCCGCACGGGTGCCGGTTCGAGTGGTCGCGGGCGTCATGGCGTTCGGCGCGGGTGTGCTGATTTCTGCGCTGGCGTTCGACCTCATGGACGAAGCGGAGCGCACCGGCGGGCTGTTGGCGACCGCGATCGGTTTCCTCGGCGGGGCCGTTGCGTACGTCGCCGCGAACGCGGCGCTGGCCCGGCACGGCGCGCGCCATCGTAAGCGCTCACACGACCGGCAACCGACGGAGGAGCAAGCGAGCGGCAGCGGGGCGGCGATCGCGATCGGAGCCCTGCTCGACGGTGTGCCGGAGTCGGTGGTGCTGGGCATTTCCCTGCTCGGCGGGCAGGGCGTCGGAGTGCCCGTGCTGGCGGCGGTGTTCATCTCGAACTTTCCGGAGGGGCTGTCCAGCGCCGCCGGGATGAAGCAGGCCGGTCGCACTGCGCGTTACGTCTTCGGAGTGTGGGGCGGAATCGCGGTGATCAGCGGTATCTCCGCAATGTTGGGATATGTGCTGCTGGCCAACGCCTCGCCGGCTCTCGTCGCGGTGATCACCGCAGTCGCCGCCGGAGCGATCCTGGCGATGATCGCCGACACCATGGTTCCTGAAGCCTTCGAGGAAGCGCACACCCTGACCGGAGTGATCACCGCGATCGGCTTCCTGACCGCCTTCGCGATCGAACGGGTGGCCTAGCGGCGCTAACTCGTCCCCAGCGGATCGATGGTCCAGGCGATGTAGAGCATCGTTGCGCTGACGGTCGCGGTGGTGACGAAGTCGACGCCCCGGCTGCGCACCGCGAGCAGGCCCGCGCGGTCGTCGCTCAACACCAGCCGTAGCGCCGCGGCGACGCCGACCCCGATCGCGATCACCAACGCGCCACGCCGCCAGTAGCCGGCGACCACCAGGACGAACGCGACGACGAAGGTCAGGCCCACCGACCAGAACGGCCACTGGCCGGTGAACACTTTGCGCGCGAACTCTTTTGGCGTCACGTCGCGGCCGATGTCACCGGCTCTTCGCGCGAGCGTCCCCAGCCCCATGGGCGGGGCCCCACAACACTGCCTCGGCGCGCTCGACGACGTTGGTCAGCAGGAACGCACGGGTCAACGGGCCGACGCCGCCGGGGTTCGGCGACACGTGGCCGGCGACGTCCCAGACATCGGGGTGCACGTCGCCGACGAGCTTGCCGTTCTCGTCGCGGCTCACCCCGACGTCGACGACGGCAGCACCCGGGCGCACCATCTCAGCGGTCACCATGTGCGGCATACCCGCCGCGGCGACGATGATGTCGGCCTCGCGAGCGAGCTCGGGCAGATGACGAGTCGCGGTGTGGCACAAGGTCACTGTGGCGTTCTCTGAGCGCCGGGTCAGCAGCAGGCCAAGCGGGCGGCCGACGGTCACCCCGCGCCCGATGACGACGACATGCGCGCCGGCGATCTCCACCTCGTAGCGGCGCAGCAAATGCACGATGCCCCGCGGGGTGCACGGCAGCGGCGCGGGCTCGTTGAGAACCAGCCGGCCCAGGTTCGTCGGATGCAGACCGTCGGCGTCCTTGTCCGGATCGACCCGCTCCAGGGCGGCATTCTCGTTGAGGTGTTTGGGCAGCGGCAACTGCACGATGTAGCCGGTGCACTCGGGGTTGGCGTTGAGTTCGTCGATGGTCTCGTCGAGTTTGGCTTGGCTGATGTCGGCGGGCAGATCGCGCCGGATCGAGTTGATGCCGACCTTCGCGCAGTCGGCGTGCTTGCCGCGCACGTAGGCGTGCGAGCCCGGGTCGTCGCCCACCAGCACTGTGCCTAGACCGGGCGTAAGTCCCGCCGCGGTCAGAGCCGCGACCCGTTCGGAGAGGTCGACGAAGATCTCGTCGCGCGTGGCCTTGCCGTCCAATGTGATCGCACCCACGCGCCCCAGTCTGGCATGCTCCTTTCATATGAACACCCAGCCCAATGTGTTCACCCCGGCCAAGCTCGGCCCGGTGACCCTGCGCAACCGGATCATCAAGGCGGCTACGTTCGAGGCGGCGACGCCCAACGCGCTCGTCACCGACGACTTGATCAACTACCACCGGCTGCCCGCCGCAGGCGGGGTCGGCATGACGACGGTGGCGTACTGCGCGGTCGCCCCCGGTGGGCGCACCGACGGCTGGCAGATCTGGATGCGTCCGGAGGCTGTGCCGGGGCTAAAGAAGTTGACCGAAGCGATCCACGCCGAGGGCGCGGCGATCAGCGCGCAGATCGGTCACGCCGGGCCGGTCGCGAACGCGCGGACGAACAAGGCCAAAGCGCTGGCGCCGGTGCGCTTCTTCAATCCGCTGTCCATGCGGTTCGCCAAGAAGGCCACCCGCGACGACATCCGCGACGTCACCGAGGCGCACGCCAACGCCGCTCGTCTGGCGATCGAGTCCGGCTTCGACGCGGTCGAGATCCACCTCGGACACAACTATCTCGCCAGCTCGTTCCTGAGCCCGTTGCTCAACCGGCGCACCGACGAATTCGGCGGCTCGCTAAAGAACCGCGCAAAGGTGGCGCGCGGCGTCGTCACCGCCGTGCGCCGCGCCGTCGAAAAGGAGGGCAACCCGATCGCGGTGACCGCCAAGCTCACCATGACCGACGGGGTGCGCGGCGGTATCAGCGTCGAGGAGTCACTGCAGACCGCGAAGTGGCTCGAGGAGGACGGCGGGCTCGACGCCATCGAGCTCACCGCGGGCAGCTCGCTGGTCAACCCCATGTACCTGTTCCGTGGCGATGCCCCGGTGAAGGAGTTCGCCGGCGCGTTCAAACCACCGCTCCGGTGGGGCATCCGGATGACCGGTAAGAAGTTCCTGCGCGAGTACCCCTACCGCGAGGCTTTCCTGCTCCGCGACGCCAAGCTGTTTCGTGCGGAGCTGAAGCTGCCGCTGATCCTGCTGGGCGGCATCACCAACCGCGACACGATGGACCTGGCGATGGCCGAGGGGTTCGAGTTCGTCGCGATGGGCCGCGCGCTGCTGGCAGAACCCGACCTGATCAACCGCATCCAGGCCGACAGATCGGTGCGGTCGATCTGCGATCACAACAACAAGTGCATGACCACGATCTACAGCCACACCCATTGTGTGCTGACGGGGGCGCCGGACAACTATCAGCCGTCCGCCGCGTCCCGCGGCTCGACGTAGGCCACCATCGGTTCGGTGACGAGCACGCGGTCTCCCGAAGTCACGAGCAGTTCCTTCGCGGAGAACGTGTAGGTGGCGCCCTCGTGCTCGACGGTGAACACCCCGTCATCGTTCTCGACCGCCGCGGCGGTCAACACCAACCCGTCGCTCATCCGGACACCGCGGTACTCAAGGCTCCCGCCCCGCACGCAGATTGCCACCAGCGCAAACTGGGTGCGGCCGAATGCCACTGGCTCCCAAGGCGCTTCGCAGCGGGCCTCGGAGTCGACGAACCCACGATCGTCGATGGCAATGGCGCTCTGCGCATCGACCGTCGGCGCCAGGAACGCCGCCGCGATGCAGAGCCCGGCAATGCCGACGCAGACGAAAGGCGCCCGAGACACCATGACCAATGGTGACCACGATTCGACGCCATTGGCGCGCGACTCGCCGGACGATCGGCAAACTTTCGTCACTTGCATCCGCGACGGCATCACGGACCGCCTCCGCGCACAGCGCCCTTACCGTTAGAGTTGGCCTCGATGAGCCGACCCGCCCCACCCGCGCTGACCGTTCGGTACGACGGATCGACCCGGACCTTCGCGGCGGGAAACGATGTCGTCATCGGCCGTGACCTCCGCGCCGACGTTCGCATCGCCCATCCGCTGATCTCCCGGGCGCACCTCGTGTTGCGGTTCGACCAGGGCCGCTGGGTCGCGATCGACAACGGCAGCCTCAACGGGATGTTCGTCAACAACCGACGGGTGCCCACCGTCGACATCCAGGACGGCCAGACTCTCAACATCGGCAATCCCGATGGCCCACGGCTGACATTCGAGGTCGGCCGTCATCAGGGTGCGGTGGGCCGAACGCCGACCATGGCGGTACCGATCACCAGCCAGCGGCCGGCGGGTGGTCCCCCGACCCCTCCGCCGACGTCGGGACCGCACGCCGCACGTCCGTACGGACCGCCACCGGGTGGGCCGCGTTCTGCGCCGGCATATCCGACCGCCCCTGCACCGCCCCGCTATCCCAGCGCACCACAACCCGCGCATAGCAGCGGGCCCGCGGCGGCTCCGCCGAGCACCCCGCAGCCGGTGCGCCCGCCGCAGGCGTCGCAGCCGATGTCGGCGCCGGGTATCGAGTCGGCGACCATGATGGGCCCGACCGCAGCACCACGCTCCAGCGAGGGCAACCTCGCCACGAGCATGCTCAAGATCCTGCGGCCGGGAGCTCGGCCCGCGGACAACATCCCCGGCGCGGTCAAGATCGGCCGCGCGACCGACAACGACATCGTGGTGCCCGACGTGCTGGCGTCGCGCCATCACGCGACCCTGGTGCCGACCGCTGCCGGGACCCAGATCCAGGACAACCGCAGCATCAACGGCACGTTCGTCAACGGCGCGCGGGTGGAGTCCGCGGTGCTGCGCGACGGCGACACCGTCACGATCGGCAACATCGACCTGGTCTTCTCCGGCGGCACGCTGGTTCGCCGGACCGAGACCGAGGCCGCAACCCGCACCGGCGGCCTGGAAGTGCACGGCGTCACGTGGACCATCGAGAACAACAAGACGCTGCTGCACAACATCTCGATCGCGGCACGGCCCGGCACGCTGACGGCCGTCATCGGGCCGTCGGGCGCCGGCAAGTCGACGTTCGCGCGCCTCGTCGCCGGTTACACGCATCCGACGACGGGCACGGTGACCTTCGAGGGCCACAACGTGCACGCCGAGTACGCGTCGCTGCGGTCCCGGATCGGGATGGTGCCGCAGGACGATGTCGTCCACGGCCAGCTGACCGTCCGTCAGGCGCTGATGTACGCCGCGGAACTACGGCTGCCGCCGGACACCACGAAGGCCGACCGGGAACAGGTCGTCATGCAGGTGCTCGAGGAACTCGAGATGACCAAGCATCTGGAGACCCGCGTCGACAAACTCTCCGGCGGTCAGCGCAAACGCGCCTCGGTGGCGCTCGAACTGTTGACCGGCCCGTCGCTGCTGATCCTCGACGAGCCGACGTCGGGTCTGGATCCCGCACTGGACCGCCAGGTCATGACGATGCTGCGGCAACTGGCCGACGCCGGCCGCGTCGTGCTGGTCGTCACGCATTCGCTGACCTATCTCGACGTCTGCGACCAGGTGCTGCTGCTGGCGCCCGGCGGCAAGACCGCCTTCTACGGTTCGCCCAGCCAGATCGGCGCGTCGATGGGCACGACCAACTGGGCCGACATCTTCAGCACGGTGGCCAGTGATCCTGACGCGGCCAACCAGCGCTTCCTCTCCAAGCACGGGCCACCACCTCCACCGCCGCCGACCGAACAGCCGTCCGACCTCGGCAGCCCGACCAGTACGAGTGTGCGGCGCCAGTTCTCGACGATCGCGCGGCGCCAAGTGCGCTTGGTGGTGTCCGACCGCGGCTACTTCACGTTCTTGATGCTGCTGCCGTTCATCATGGGCGTGCTGTCGCTTTCGGTGCCCGGTGACGTCGGGTTCGGCGTGCCGGTACCCGCGATGCAGGGCGGTCCGGCACCCAACGAGCCGGGCCAGATCCTGGTCATGCTCAACGTGGGCGCCATCTTCATGGGCACCGCGCTGACGATCCGGGCGCTGATCGGCGAGCGGGCGATCTTCCGCCGCGAGCAGGCCGTCGGATTGTCTACCACCGCATACCTTTTGGCGAAAATCTTCGTGTTCACGTTGTTCGCGATCGTTCAGTCGGCGATCGTCACCGCGATCGCGATCATCGGTAAGGGTTGGGGCCCCGGCGCCGTGGACAGCGGATCCCTTCTCGGCAACCGCAGCATCGAGTTGTTCGTCGACATCGCGGTGACGACGGTGGCCGCGGCGATGGTCGGGTTGGCGCTCTCGGCGCTGGCGAGGTCCAACGAACAGATCATGCCGCTGCTCGTGGTCGCGATCATGTCGCAGCTGGTGTTCTCGGGCGGCATGATTCCGGTGACGGACCGGCTGGTGCTGGATCAGATGTCATGGTTCACGCCCGCGCGCTGGGGTTTCGCCGCTTCCGCCTCGACGATCGATCTGATCCGACTGGTCCCCGGTCCGTTGACACCGGCCGACCGACACTGGGAGCACAGTGCGGGCACATGGCTGTTCGACATGGCGATGCTCGGGTTGATCTGCATCGGCTACACGGCTTTCGTGCGCTGGCGGATTCGGCTGAGCAGCGCCTGAGCCCTGCGCCGCCGCGACCCCGCGAGGGGGCATTGAACAACTCGATCCATCGTTCGACGGTGCGGCGTGTGCTCACCTCGCCGGGGCCAGCCGCTTGAGAGCCAGTCCCCCTTCGAAGGGCCTATACCCGAACGCGGGTGGCGCGACGTATCCGGTGTCCCCCAACGGTGTATGCACCTCGTCGACCGTCGGCCCGATCTTGGCGCCGACGGGCGCGAGGGCTTCCAAGTCGAACCGGTACAAGCGTC
This window harbors:
- a CDS encoding class I SAM-dependent methyltransferase yields the protein MTANDGAVTRSEQDRSLSFGAEAAAYERGRPSYPPDAINWLLPDGATTVLDLGAGTGKLTTRLVERGLDVVAVDPIPEMLELLSNSLPDTPALLGTAEEIPLPDDSVDAVLVAQAWHWFDLDRAVKEVARVLRPGGRLGLVWNTRDERLGWVKELGRIIGHEDDPFNATVTLPEPFTAVERHQVEWTNYLTPQALIDLVASRSYCITSPEKVRTRTLDRVRELLATHPALANSTGLALPYVTVCIRASLT
- a CDS encoding SpoIIAA family protein, with the protein product MLKELAGMPAGIQALEAVGTVTADDYARVFAPLVDQARRTESRMRLLYQFGPGFDRITPGALWADSRLGTSYARLLDGCAVVSDIGWVRAPTRGIAAWMPCPVRVYGNAERADAVAWLTSLPEGAEVSVRDITKAYIGGVGGALGSLGKLVISKVLKGRQAHHRAP
- a CDS encoding type II toxin-antitoxin system prevent-host-death family antitoxin, whose product is MATLTFRNRDGELVDVPTVAATRFKNEFGAVFEQATSTGAVAITKHNTPRAVLLSYAEFEALTKAGAPALDELTEQFDDLLERMQSPKAKEGMAAAFDANPDQLGRAAVKAARPKRRR
- a CDS encoding AAA family ATPase, which encodes MSRLYVLAGVNGAGKSSIGGAMIRAADSDYYNPDEAARQLIAANPRLDQTNANAVAWRQGTRLLERAIHERLDLALETTLGGSTIARLLSEAASERIEVRIWYVGLSSADAHVERVRQRVRSGGHDIPEADIRRRWRHSRQNLVQLLPVLAELRVYDNSAHADPAEGQAPRPVLVLHVDHGEVVGPADLSATPAWAKPIVAAALKLHA
- a CDS encoding ZIP family metal transporter, which codes for MPGWLEAGWWGLVAGAALVLGALIGWAARVPVRVVAGVMAFGAGVLISALAFDLMDEAERTGGLLATAIGFLGGAVAYVAANAALARHGARHRKRSHDRQPTEEQASGSGAAIAIGALLDGVPESVVLGISLLGGQGVGVPVLAAVFISNFPEGLSSAAGMKQAGRTARYVFGVWGGIAVISGISAMLGYVLLANASPALVAVITAVAAGAILAMIADTMVPEAFEEAHTLTGVITAIGFLTAFAIERVA
- a CDS encoding DUF3017 domain-containing protein, which produces MTPKEFARKVFTGQWPFWSVGLTFVVAFVLVVAGYWRRGALVIAIGVGVAAALRLVLSDDRAGLLAVRSRGVDFVTTATVSATMLYIAWTIDPLGTS
- a CDS encoding bifunctional methylenetetrahydrofolate dehydrogenase/methenyltetrahydrofolate cyclohydrolase encodes the protein MGAITLDGKATRDEIFVDLSERVAALTAAGLTPGLGTVLVGDDPGSHAYVRGKHADCAKVGINSIRRDLPADISQAKLDETIDELNANPECTGYIVQLPLPKHLNENAALERVDPDKDADGLHPTNLGRLVLNEPAPLPCTPRGIVHLLRRYEVEIAGAHVVVIGRGVTVGRPLGLLLTRRSENATVTLCHTATRHLPELAREADIIVAAAGMPHMVTAEMVRPGAAVVDVGVSRDENGKLVGDVHPDVWDVAGHVSPNPGGVGPLTRAFLLTNVVERAEAVLWGPAHGAGDARAKSR
- a CDS encoding NADH:flavin oxidoreductase; its protein translation is MNTQPNVFTPAKLGPVTLRNRIIKAATFEAATPNALVTDDLINYHRLPAAGGVGMTTVAYCAVAPGGRTDGWQIWMRPEAVPGLKKLTEAIHAEGAAISAQIGHAGPVANARTNKAKALAPVRFFNPLSMRFAKKATRDDIRDVTEAHANAARLAIESGFDAVEIHLGHNYLASSFLSPLLNRRTDEFGGSLKNRAKVARGVVTAVRRAVEKEGNPIAVTAKLTMTDGVRGGISVEESLQTAKWLEEDGGLDAIELTAGSSLVNPMYLFRGDAPVKEFAGAFKPPLRWGIRMTGKKFLREYPYREAFLLRDAKLFRAELKLPLILLGGITNRDTMDLAMAEGFEFVAMGRALLAEPDLINRIQADRSVRSICDHNNKCMTTIYSHTHCVLTGAPDNYQPSAASRGST
- a CDS encoding FHA domain-containing protein, yielding MSRPAPPALTVRYDGSTRTFAAGNDVVIGRDLRADVRIAHPLISRAHLVLRFDQGRWVAIDNGSLNGMFVNNRRVPTVDIQDGQTLNIGNPDGPRLTFEVGRHQGAVGRTPTMAVPITSQRPAGGPPTPPPTSGPHAARPYGPPPGGPRSAPAYPTAPAPPRYPSAPQPAHSSGPAAAPPSTPQPVRPPQASQPMSAPGIESATMMGPTAAPRSSEGNLATSMLKILRPGARPADNIPGAVKIGRATDNDIVVPDVLASRHHATLVPTAAGTQIQDNRSINGTFVNGARVESAVLRDGDTVTIGNIDLVFSGGTLVRRTETEAATRTGGLEVHGVTWTIENNKTLLHNISIAARPGTLTAVIGPSGAGKSTFARLVAGYTHPTTGTVTFEGHNVHAEYASLRSRIGMVPQDDVVHGQLTVRQALMYAAELRLPPDTTKADREQVVMQVLEELEMTKHLETRVDKLSGGQRKRASVALELLTGPSLLILDEPTSGLDPALDRQVMTMLRQLADAGRVVLVVTHSLTYLDVCDQVLLLAPGGKTAFYGSPSQIGASMGTTNWADIFSTVASDPDAANQRFLSKHGPPPPPPPTEQPSDLGSPTSTSVRRQFSTIARRQVRLVVSDRGYFTFLMLLPFIMGVLSLSVPGDVGFGVPVPAMQGGPAPNEPGQILVMLNVGAIFMGTALTIRALIGERAIFRREQAVGLSTTAYLLAKIFVFTLFAIVQSAIVTAIAIIGKGWGPGAVDSGSLLGNRSIELFVDIAVTTVAAAMVGLALSALARSNEQIMPLLVVAIMSQLVFSGGMIPVTDRLVLDQMSWFTPARWGFAASASTIDLIRLVPGPLTPADRHWEHSAGTWLFDMAMLGLICIGYTAFVRWRIRLSSA